Below is a genomic region from Fundulus heteroclitus isolate FHET01 chromosome 5, MU-UCD_Fhet_4.1, whole genome shotgun sequence.
GAAAGCAGCTATTGAGCAGTACTTGGAGGACAATGCTGTGAAGATCTCGCCCAAAGAACCATCCTGTGCAGGGTACACGCCTAACGTGGCCTCCAACTGCTGCCCTCTGCAGGCCTCAAGGGGAACTCTGTCAGTCACCATTGTCCGTGCCTGGAATCTCAAAGGAGATCTAGTCGGGAACACTGACAGGTGGGTTAATGCAAAGGTCAAAAACTAAGACTGCATTGTAACTAATAAGCAGTGATATGTCGCTCTTCTTTTGCTCTCTCCTGTTCACAGCTATGCGAAGATGTGGTATGGTTCCATATATCACAGGACCCGTATGATCCGATCAAACAATCCTTGGTGGAATGCTCGGTATAATTTGGGCAAGGTCAGTAAATTTTCTCATCACAGATCAGCTAAAGAAGCTCACAGACAGGGgaaaatcaaaaaaacaaatgttcactgctaaaagggagctaaaagttgaattttcttgaaataagtgtatttatccttgaacTGACCTGCAAGTTTAAATggtctgccaatgaaataagatttttgcacttaaaatatggaCAACTCATAGCCAtaatcctatttcaagtgcagtatatctaatcgTATTTTAgcagtcaaaatactcattccattggcagataatcttatttacctgctcaagtcaaagacaaatatattcattttaaaaaaatacttacttCTAGTTCCATTTTTACAGTGCAATTTAGTTACCAGAAGTGAATAGAAGTAGATTTTTCTTCAAGGACAGAATGTGGTGCTGTTGCTTCTATTATAAGCATTGGATGTCTGAACTGTCCCAACTTTCAATAACAGCGGAACAGGATTGCTAAAAGAAAGGCGAATACAACTTGAAATAGTTTACTGGGATGAGCTAAGTCTGTCTCCACAGACTCAGGGTAACAAATATATTCAAACCAAAGAATTTCAGATAAGCTTgacatcaaaataaacaaaacatacaatGCTGGCCAACAGCCAATTCAGAGGCAAACTTTGGGAATGATCCATCTGTTCAATCCCTCTGTCCCAAGTAAATACAATTTCACTTCCACAAAAGTGGAAGGATTCGTTTCTGGGGCAGACTAGTCAGACAGCAGTTGGTCGGCCAATTAGTCACAGGGTGCATCCGAAAAACATCTTTTGGTTAAGGACTTTTCACCCAAGGAAGACAAGGAagaaggtaggaaaaggagcctgtttGCTCCTTATAGTTCCTTTAACATAGGAACCTTGCAAGGTTCCTTAACTTCGGTAAGGAGCTAtgaggaatcccacaatccttggCGTGACACAAGGTacaagcacagcccacctcacggaaattaacGGAAATGTAGTTCTTTgcagttcattttcagaaggctgtaggcccagacTTGACTAGAATCACACATTTCTGTCACGTCATGATGtaggagttaaaggctgtctgaaatcagtacagcagtctgaagctcatTTCCTTCCCaagatagagttcttactgttgacctcatgaaaggccGAGGAACAgaagctaggagctataattagaacgTTTCCGATGCAGCCATAGACTTGGGGAACCTGTGCAAACTAGTTAACAAGCAATGTTAAAGTCTCAGATCACCCTGCTTGCATGTCTTCTAAGCTTAGTAAAACAATACTGATAATTCCCCATAACCAAAATAACATTATCCTGACTGACATTATTTCCACATTCAATCATCACCCTATAATGTCCAGCATGTAATCCTTCAGTGAATAAAACACGCCATTTACAGACAAAATTTTATACACAAGATTATGAACCTTTTTAAATTATACTCTCATTTAAAAGAGACAGAAGTCATAATGTCAGAttatcaaacaaacaaatggaCAGTAACCTCCAAGCCATGTCATAGATTCCCCATGTTTTAGGATACCAGGTCATTGCCTTCATCGATCAGAGTTTGATATTACTAGAGCTTTGGTCCCACGAGGCCATTTGAAGcaaccttaaaaaagaaaaaaagtttacatttcAGGTATGTGTAGTTCAGaacaaataaaagtgaaaacgCAGAAAACAATCAAAATATAATAGAACAGTATTTGCTTGCTACTTATACCACGTAACAGACACGGTCTGCTTGATGTTATTTTATGTTCTGTGCTGCTCATCTTAGACTACAgtacatttattacattttgagaTGCAGTGAAGAAATTTTTTTTGCACCCATGTCACATAAAATATATTGACTTTAAATGCCAATACAATCACGCATGTGAATTATCTGCCATTCACATCTTCTCACGAAGGTCGACACACACCTGGGTCTGAGAATTGAAGTTTGGGACGAAGACTTGAACTTTGACGACCTTCTCGGACAGTGTGTGTGGTACCTGAGGCAGGGCACTCACAGTCTCACCTGTCCAGCGAAGAGAGGAGGCTTTGAGGTCAAATACACGCTGACCTGTGACTCACATCTGACCGGAGACAGATGCAACCGTTATAAACCCTCGCCCTAGTCACAGGAGCCTGATGAGGTTCAGAGGAAGAACGTTCCACGGTGATCACATTTGATATTTGCTTGCCGGATCTGGTAAAAACTCACAATTTAAACTCGATCTTTTAAGTTTGTTAAAAAGTTTGGTTGAATGTCTGTTAATCATACAGTGTACGTTAGCGGCTGCGGAGCTGAATTGTttcaacaaacacattttgacCATAGGGGAAATGAAGCCACCATTACTCATGCTATAACAGCACTTTTAATGGCATAAACTGTCAAATTGCTGTTATATCAGTAATTGTGTAcccttttttaacaaaaaaatgtcatatACGCTACAAGTTGTTGACTTGATATGTTTTCagtcccaaaaaaataaataaaaaagcttagAAAGAATATCTCTTGTGTCTTAAtttgtgtgcattctgagcctgtgtctgccatcaaaaatgtcattatggtgaCACAAACATTCTTGATCCTTAAAGACTATAGACTTCACCAAGACGTTGGCAACAGATCCTTAAAGTACTGCAGGTTGCATAATAGGTTGTGTTGTTCACCACATCCCGCAGATGCTCAGTTAGATTGAGATTTGGTTGACTTGGAGGCTAAATCAACATCTCAATCCCGTGGTTGTGGTCCTCAAGTCATTCAAGAATCAATGTTGTTGCAGGGGGCATTATCCCGTTGAAAGAGGTTACATCAAACAGGTGTTCTTGGTCTTCACTCAACCTGGGTCAGTACCATGTACCAGATGAAACATACAACCTACCTAAACATGGCTGACAAATCTTCAGCCATGTTTAGGTAGGTGGAATGTGTCAAAGTAATATTTACATGGATGGCAGGACCCAGTGGTTCCCAGCAGAACCTTGTTTTGCACAAGGTTCTGTTGGGAACCACTGGATCCCCCCTAACCCTACCTCCGCCAGGTTGCCTCGTAAATTACCAGCAGTAGATCAGCCTGTGCTAATTGGATTTTCTCATTAGAATCCAGTAAACAACTATGAAAAATGTTCCTTGTGGAGCCTTGTGAGACTACCCACTTACTGGAACACCCTCCggacttttgttttttgcaatgtTAGAGAATATCCTagatttaacatatttaatatatttattttgagatTTATGCCATTAATCATggaaaagtatatatatattttttaatcttgaaGATTAACAACTTCGACAGTCGCGACACCCTCACCCCCCAaaaggggtgtgtgtgtgtgtgtgggggggggttgaaggctgaaaagtttgggaaactCTGGTCTAACATgcattaaatttttatttgacCTTAATTTGGATACATCTCGCTGAAAAATAAATTCTCTTTTTCAAGAGAGACTTGTTGCAACATTAGAGCCtttagaaagtcataaaaattaCTTACACAACAACAGTACAAGTGCATATTAACAGACAATgtcaaaatatttaacataataaataatgataaaGCAGTGGTTAAGAACTAAATCATGATTAGGAACCTACAGCCATTTTctcaatattttataaataacatATGAacatgatatattttttttagatcctgTTGGTCTTGGTGCCTTTTTCTGGTTGTTGAAACCTACCAAGGTTAAATGTAGAAGGATAGAAGGAATTCAATTTAAATGACGAAAATGCACAAATCAGATGTTCAGGATTCTGGTTGTCTGAGGGAGTTTCACAGCAAAAGACACTAATGAACCGCCTGCTCTCACATCTTAATGCTTCCTGCAACAAGTTACCGTCTGGTATAaaccagcagctcctgcagagaCCAGAGGATCCCTGCCTCTCATCTCTGGAAATCTCCTCTGACCTTAACGACGCGGAAGGCTGCCTGGAGGCGCTGCGGAACGCTCGTTAAACGCACAAGTCCCTGATCACGCAGGACGTTGCGTTGGTCTGACACACGTGTGTGTAATTTAGATGACAGGAGGCGGCTACCCTGCAGGggaaatgatgatgatgatgaggatgatgatggagaagctggaggagggAAGTTTGTGACGCCTCTCTGTCCGCAGGAAGACTGGATGGACAGGACTCGGGCTTTACGCAGCTTGTTCGTCCTCGTCGTCGTAGCGTGAAGAGAAACGGACcggatctgtaaaaaaaatatatatatactaaaaataataataatctgcatggACCAGGGATCAAACGCGCGTCTGACTCTGAAATGTCTCACCGTTGGAAATGCAGCTCCACGCCtgtctgttgctttttttcttcgCGACAGGTAAGAGAAGCGGCGGCTGTCTGCTTCAGCGCGTCTAACGCGTGTGTCTGCAGCGCTCGCTATGGCCATTTTAGACTAAAACAGCTGGAACAGCCAGAGTCATTTGTAAAACATATTGTTTTTCTTGGTAGCCTGAATATTTATATCTAGTCGTCTATGGTTTGGTCCTGATTCGGCGTAAAGGGGGAAAAGACACAATAAAGGCAATCCAAACCCGAATTTATTATTTCTTAAACAATTCTCTTTACCGTTTTCTATATTTTGTGAAATACCGCTGTACCCAGGGGCTTCACTAAGACTGAAAGGACAGGGTTGGCTTAGCCCTCCAGGGTTCCTGGAAGCCACTAGCCTGCTCAATGGACAGTCttcaatatatatatctatgtggTCAGTTTAAACCACTTTTTGACTTTGTGTTATTTAAATGTCTGCATGGGTAGGAGTttgtttgggggaaaaaaaaaaggatgcaaataatcatgtatttttttaattctattttatttttatttttattttttaggtaccttttttttcaattcaaggGTTTTAAGCGGGGCCTGCCAGACACGTAAAATTGTACACGTACAACTGGGATATTGAATTCTCACAGGACatgtttgcaaatgtgtgtgttgTACACATACCACAATAAGtcaataaaggaaataaagctAATTGAATCATTTCTGCATGGGTCTGAGCTGGGAAAACACTCTCTCCGCACTGTTTGCGTTTGTAAATAGGTTGGGCAGTAGCCgcccttttctttgtttttggttAATCTCTGATCTTTTTGGTTAACTGCTCAAGCACATGTTGCTGGCTATCatgtttgaatttgactttaaaatctgcttttttgCTACATTCACCCTTATGTCCtgctatgtttttatttatttttttcatatctgGACCTTAAAAAAGTGATGCAGTACCAATCAGGTTCTAAATATTTATTAGATGTAAACTACAGATCCCACcgtctttttaaatatgttttctaCATCCCACAGCTGTTGCCTGGTTCTTAATGTAGCTGCACAGGGGAGCCAACCTAATATGCCACCAgcatcaaataataaaaacttgtatgatttattttaactcATATACTTGCTTCCTGcgttgtattttttattataaactATAAATATTGAGGGCTGAGGAACATTTTATGAAAGCTTCAGATTGCCTATGTAGACCTTATGTCCATGATTGTAGACCAAAAACGATCCTATTTACACATATAAAGTCGTATTTATAATCTATCTCGTTATTTCTTAACAGATAAAACTCTGGCCTTGTTGCACCAACCCTGCGGTGGAAACGTCACCTTGGACCAAGAGCCTGAAGGCCACTTCAACCTCACTTTACCTGGACTCTTTAATCACACCGTCAGCCCTATTGGGCAGCTGTACGAGGAAAATGTACCACTTTCAAATTGCTCTTGGGTGTTAGGCATTCCTCTCGGGAGGACGGTACTCTTACAGTTAAAGTGGATAGGAAGTGATTCAAGGATCTCGCTGAGATGTGTTGAGGAATATCAGCTCTCACTGAGCCAAGGGGAAACGGCGTTGCTCTCAGACTGTGAAGAAAACAAGGCCGTCCTCAGCTGGACAGGACCAGGAATTTCCTCAAATTTAATTCAGCTGGCTTATAGAGGTGAGAAAACACATTCCTCGGTTACGGTTTAAACGTACCCTCATGCCTTTACTTATTTAGTTCCCGAGAGTTTAATTTCGTACTAATGAGGTTCGAGGCCTGCTTAGTTACTGGCTTTGCTTACATGAAATGTGTTTCTTGTTTAGAGTAGAGCTGGAGCAGGTTTACTCAGGCTTAATCTGGGTGTGTAAGAAAACATgcaggggaaaatgtgtttagtCAATGTGTCCGCTGGAAAGTTCTTATCACGCTTTGTTGTGTTGGTGAAATGTTGTGATTTCATCCTCACCCTGTGCtggcctctgtgtttttctgttttcttcctgGGGATGTAGTTCAGGGAGATGAGAGATATTCCTCGGCGGGCCAGTCAACCTACCAGCAAGCCCAAGACCTTACTGGTTGGACCCAGACTGGAGCTACCTATGAAAGCGTTGCTACAACTCTTCAGGAGGAGGTGAGGGGCACAGAGGAGAGCAGAGGTCATGTCTTGTGGAGTTTTGGCCCTCGGTCTGTGTCTAGCACCTCCTCTCAGGacgaggagctgctgcagccaaCCTCGTCCCAGTGGGGACTCCCAGTCGCTGGGAGAACTGATAGGGAAACTCTCCCTCTTCCTGAGGAAAAACGGAACAATGGAGCGGATACATCTGGAGCTGCTCACCTCGCTGACGATCCCGCGGCTGCCATAACACGCCCATATATTCAGCCTGCAGTCAGTACAGACACCAAATCCCAAACAGAAAAGCATGCTGGCTTATACCAAGGGCAAACTGAGACATCCTGGACAGACGCGAAAGTCAGTGTTTCCATTACCACAGATTTACAAAGATCTGCACAGACGTTAACAGAGACAGAGGATCTTGTGACACAGACGGATGAACGTACAGCTATGCAGACAAACCCAAGTCTGTCTAGTTCCAGTGTTAACTCTTCTTTCCCTGCGACGTTGACGTCTGACAGCAATACCTCAGTGGATCCACATAGCGGCGCTGTTGGTCAAGCTCTTGATGAAGCCCAAGCTCGTTCAGGCAGATTTTACCCAGCTCTCACCTCCATAACCacttcaaaacatttaaagtccTCCATTAAACCTCCACAGTATGACTCAAGCAACACTCAGCCCACTCTGTCTGCACCATCGTCTCCACAGGGCTCCAGCAGGGCTCCTTCACCCACTACCCACGTGGCAGAGATTCCCACTGCTGTGGGTACTGTGGAGGCTGCTTCGCTTCAGCAACGCACAGATCAGAGTGACTCCTCCGCATCTGACATTACCACTCAGAGAGCTGGTAATGTCGGCTCGCCAAAGCTCGAAAATGCAGATGGGTTTCCCACAGCCGCACCTTTCTTAGAGAGTGACACAAGCTCTCATCAAAACATGGAGGACCGGTCACATTCCATGCATTCCTCTTCCACCCTGACACAAACGAGCAGAATAGAGACGCAAACGTCAGTGGGAGATGTGCAAAGAAGTGGGACAAATTCATACATGACCACAAACATGATCCAGACGTTGTTTAACCAGGATGGATCTATTGATACAACCGGAGCAGCCCAGACAATCAAAGTCCACACCTCATTGGCCACACCAGCCATCAGAGAAACGCATATACCGGCATTTACTCAGACATTAAAATCCCCCTTTCATTCACCGACAGTCTCATCAACTCCATCGTACGTGTTCCTAACACAAGCCAGACTTCCAGTTAATACACAGATGACTTTTACTTCATCTACAACCGAATCCCCTGTGGACAAGGCAAGCATGGACCCCAAAACTACATCTGAATCCTCACAAACATCTCGTCTGCCTCTGCCATCCTCTGCAACAGTCTCTCCAGATAAACGCTTCATTAGTACTGCAAATACACCTCTGCTCCTGGGGAAATCAGACGGTGGAGACCTGAAAGGGACCACGTCCTGGCAGTGGTCTACGAGCGGCACAATGAAGCATAATCCTCCAGGTGGGCCTACTCAAGCCTTCCACCCCACCGAACAGAACCATGTTGGTGTCTCATCGTCAGCATTAACCCCTACACCCAACGGGAGTCAGACAAAGAGTCCCATTTACTACATTGTGCCAAACCAGCCTGCTACCATCAGAGGTAGGTGTCGGTCTGTTTGCATCCATACCGTTGCAAactttttttgaagttttgtcagtttcaattcagtttatttatatagcggcacaACCCTTGTcctctcaaggcattttacagaGGCAGTTCAATTGAATCATACAGATAAAGAAAGATGGTTAAAGTTTTCTATCTACGGAATACCaacagattgcatcgagtcattgacttgcagcactcactcctcctggatgagtagCAATGAGGGTAGCCACAGTGAACAGTCGCTTGTATTGTGTTgagtttgcagcaatccctggtactcagcatgcatgtagcgacagtggaaaggaaaactcccctttaaaaggtagaaacttccagcagaaccaggctcagtgtgaacggtcatctgacACGActgatttttatcagaacttttgctgcagcatttgAAATAAGGCTTTTAACTGTATTCTGTGGActttctgatagtaaagaaCTACAGAGGTCCAGGTTTAAACTAATAATGCATGACCTAGTTTTTCATTGTCACttctggacagaatatttccaATTTTGGCAATATaccagaggtgaaaaaatgaaacctgtttaatatggaatttaaatgacatgtcttggtcaaaaattaTACAAGGAGTTTTTTCCTCTATGATCAGAGGCCAATTAAGcatcaaaaattatttttttaaagactctggTACAAAGGTACAACTTTTTCTTGTATGAATTTAAACACAGAAAATTTTAAGTAATCCAGGTTTTTATGTCATTAACACATGCCTGTAGGAAAACGGATTGgatttgtggataaatatagcaAAGTATCATCAGCTTAACAGTGGACCTttatcccatgctgtctgataattttcctaatcagaaggatAGATAGATAAAGAGAATTGggccaaggactgaaccctatTGTACTCCACAAGCGACCACATaaatttgaagatttattaacaCGAACTGGAATCTGTCAAATACAAGTCCATTacctgaggccatgagaatatcattagtgacttttaccagagctgtttcagtgctctgataagctctgaagcctgactgaaactcttcaaacaggtcattactgtgtaaatgttcacatacttgagTAACAACTATTTTCCTATTTAAAGAATTTTAGATGAGGAAGATTAGAGAGAGGGCTGTTGTTTTGGTCTCTTGTAACCAAGTTTGCCAGACATTTTTTATTAGCTATAATGGATCTGTTTGTGTCTGCTATGGGGatgttttgttcctgctttaacaaacaaagtttttataatttcttttatatatttgtttgatttatGACCACTGTAAAAAATTATCAGCAGGAGGTTGCATGGTTATCTTTGCTTGATCAGGAGtcataatttgttttatttgatacGTCAACTGGCCCAAACAAGAGTCATGACTGgaatcagtgtttttttatggaaaatgtTTAACTACAGAGAAACCTAAATATATTGTGGATAATTGCAGAGTTTAAGTATAAAAGAAGGTAGGAAGGGACAAAGTGACTGAATCTCGGCATCAAATTGGAATGTTAAAAAGAGAAGCAGTGGCGTCGGAGGTCACTTccggcttttctttttttctttcatttctttattgAATGGCCATC
It encodes:
- the si:ch211-14k19.8 gene encoding flocculation protein FLO11, which translates into the protein MQLHACLLLFFFATDKTLALLHQPCGGNVTLDQEPEGHFNLTLPGLFNHTVSPIGQLYEENVPLSNCSWVLGIPLGRTVLLQLKWIGSDSRISLRCVEEYQLSLSQGETALLSDCEENKAVLSWTGPGISSNLIQLAYRVQGDERYSSAGQSTYQQAQDLTGWTQTGATYESVATTLQEEVRGTEESRGHVLWSFGPRSVSSTSSQDEELLQPTSSQWGLPVAGRTDRETLPLPEEKRNNGADTSGAAHLADDPAAAITRPYIQPAVSTDTKSQTEKHAGLYQGQTETSWTDAKVSVSITTDLQRSAQTLTETEDLVTQTDERTAMQTNPSLSSSSVNSSFPATLTSDSNTSVDPHSGAVGQALDEAQARSGRFYPALTSITTSKHLKSSIKPPQYDSSNTQPTLSAPSSPQGSSRAPSPTTHVAEIPTAVGTVEAASLQQRTDQSDSSASDITTQRAGNVGSPKLENADGFPTAAPFLESDTSSHQNMEDRSHSMHSSSTLTQTSRIETQTSVGDVQRSGTNSYMTTNMIQTLFNQDGSIDTTGAAQTIKVHTSLATPAIRETHIPAFTQTLKSPFHSPTVSSTPSYVFLTQARLPVNTQMTFTSSTTESPVDKASMDPKTTSESSQTSRLPLPSSATVSPDKRFISTANTPLLLGKSDGGDLKGTTSWQWSTSGTMKHNPPGGPTQAFHPTEQNHVGVSSSALTPTPNGSQTKSPIYYIVPNQPATIRVESVELLLQIVLQESPSASTVGLEEDMMAWLETYLQRAPGFSKLLGVWSSGNAVQTLVVFKTSDALQWLSVSGPTSLLERTGLAQAVHQGKMFRSSRITNITVGGLQGDVCEWLLQCPSGYKCVPQPSSTNYSCSSVCRFDYCHHHGICTHHPGQLPLCRCLVGDDFWFMGQRCDMRMTRARLIGACLAILLIIAMVIGVLAFLAVRRYRTILIQAKVDQTRSSYRRFNHFDELSGRFWLRSWAGSADSLDNPAFMRSDELLHLRALDRPCCYHDDTLSLPSTCPSHGTRINTIYPHSSQYGWRGSGISVGDGVLDSGKASDLSVCSWPVEPIHWTPFPLLQQLASHRTPAVRVSRPRSYCEGMELVDLGKSWTA